A part of Streptomyces sp. NBC_01451 genomic DNA contains:
- the trpS gene encoding tryptophan--tRNA ligase codes for MTRVFSGIKPTGHLTLGNYLGAMRRWAAVDQHRADSLFCIVDLHALTVDHDPARVRRLSRQAATLLLASGLDPELCTVFVQSHVDEHTRLSYVLECVASDGEMRRMIQYREKAARERARGGSVRLSLLTYPVLMAADILAYGADEVPVGDDQTQHVELTRDLAVRFNQRYGHTFVVPRATRQAVGARVMNLQEPTSKMGKSEDVGPGIVYLLDEPDVVRRKVMRAVTDSGRDVEYDPEGRPGVANLLEILAACTDGEPSELGGVYQSYGELKKDVAEAVVEALRPLRDRHRELCADPAFVEGVLRDGAERARAMARPTVDAACRAIGLLPAASEVEAVGVSASESEAVVGMGR; via the coding sequence ATGACGCGGGTCTTCAGTGGGATCAAGCCGACCGGGCATCTGACGCTGGGGAACTACCTGGGGGCCATGCGGCGGTGGGCCGCGGTGGACCAGCACCGGGCTGACTCCCTGTTCTGCATCGTCGATCTGCACGCGCTGACCGTTGATCATGATCCCGCGCGCGTGCGGCGGCTGAGCCGGCAGGCGGCCACCCTGCTGCTGGCGTCGGGGCTCGATCCGGAGCTGTGCACCGTCTTCGTGCAGAGTCATGTGGACGAGCACACGCGGCTGTCGTACGTGCTGGAGTGCGTCGCCTCTGATGGGGAGATGCGGCGGATGATCCAGTACCGGGAGAAGGCGGCACGGGAGCGGGCGCGGGGTGGGAGTGTGCGGCTGTCGTTGCTGACGTATCCCGTGCTGATGGCGGCGGACATCCTGGCGTACGGGGCCGATGAGGTGCCCGTCGGGGACGATCAGACGCAGCATGTCGAGCTGACCCGGGATCTGGCGGTGCGGTTCAACCAGCGGTACGGGCATACGTTCGTGGTGCCGCGGGCCACACGGCAGGCGGTGGGAGCGCGGGTCATGAATCTTCAGGAGCCGACGTCGAAGATGGGGAAGAGCGAGGACGTCGGGCCGGGGATCGTCTATCTGCTCGATGAGCCCGACGTGGTGCGGAGGAAGGTCATGCGGGCCGTGACCGACAGCGGGCGGGACGTCGAGTACGACCCGGAGGGGCGGCCGGGGGTCGCGAATCTGCTGGAGATCCTGGCGGCCTGCACGGATGGGGAACCGTCGGAACTGGGTGGTGTGTATCAGTCCTACGGGGAATTGAAGAAGGACGTCGCGGAGGCCGTGGTCGAGGCTCTCAGACCCCTGCGGGATCGGCACCGGGAGTTGTGCGCGGATCCCGCGTTCGTGGAGGGGGTGCTGCGGGACGGGGCGGAGAGGGCACGGGCGATGGCCCGGCCGACCGTTGACGCCGCCTGTCGCGCGATCGGGCTGCTGCCCGCGGCCTCCGAGGTGGAGGCCGTGGGCGTGTCCGCAAGCGAGTCCGAGGCCGTGGTGGGCATGGGGCGGTAG
- the proC gene encoding pyrroline-5-carboxylate reductase codes for MTQKVAVLGTGKIGEALLSGMIRAGWAPADLLVTARRPERAEELRTRYGVTPVTNPEAAKTADTLILTVKPQDMGTLLDELAPHVPADRLVVSGAAGITTTSIEARLATGTPVVRVMTNTPALVDEAMSVISAGSHATADHLAHTEEIFGAVGKTLRVPESQQDACTALSGSGPAYFFYLVEAMTDAGILLGLPRDKAHDLIVQSAIGAAVMLRDSGEHPVKLRENVTSPAGTTISAIRELENHGVRAALIAALEAARDRSRALAAGNN; via the coding sequence ATGACCCAGAAAGTCGCAGTCCTCGGCACCGGCAAGATCGGCGAAGCCCTGCTCAGCGGAATGATCCGAGCCGGCTGGGCCCCCGCCGACCTGCTGGTCACCGCCCGCCGCCCGGAACGGGCCGAAGAACTCCGCACCCGCTACGGAGTGACCCCGGTCACCAACCCCGAGGCGGCGAAGACCGCCGACACCCTGATCCTCACGGTCAAACCGCAGGACATGGGCACCCTCCTCGACGAACTCGCCCCCCACGTCCCCGCCGACCGCCTGGTCGTCAGCGGAGCCGCAGGCATCACCACCACCTCCATCGAGGCCCGCCTCGCCACCGGCACCCCCGTCGTCCGCGTCATGACGAACACCCCGGCACTCGTCGACGAGGCCATGTCGGTCATCTCCGCCGGCAGCCACGCCACCGCCGACCACCTCGCCCACACCGAGGAGATCTTCGGCGCCGTCGGCAAGACACTCCGCGTCCCCGAGTCCCAGCAGGACGCCTGCACCGCGCTCTCCGGCTCCGGCCCGGCGTACTTCTTCTATCTCGTCGAGGCCATGACGGACGCCGGCATCCTGCTCGGCCTGCCCCGCGACAAGGCCCACGACCTGATCGTCCAGTCCGCGATCGGCGCCGCGGTGATGCTCCGCGACAGCGGCGAACACCCGGTGAAGCTCCGCGAGAACGTCACGTCCCCCGCGGGCACCACCATCAGCGCCATCCGCGAACTCGAGAACCACGGCGTACGAGCAGCCCTCATCGCCGCCCTCGAAGCCGCCCGCGACCGAAGCCGAGCCCTGGCCGCAGGCAACAACTGA
- the ilvD gene encoding dihydroxy-acid dehydratase, with amino-acid sequence MPELRSRTVTHGRNMAGARALMRASGVPGADIGRKPIIAVANSFTEFVPGHTHLQPVGRIVSEAITAAGGIPREFNTIAVDDGIAMGHGGMLYSLPSRDLIADSVEYMVEAHCADALICISNCDKITPGMLNAALRLNIPTVFVSGGPMESGRATLVDGTVRTLDLVDAISDAVNEKISDEDILRIEENACPTCGSCSGMFTANSMNCLAEAIGLALPGNGSVLATHTARRALYENAGRTVMDITRRYYEQDDETVLPRNVATFAAFQNAMALDIAMGGSTNTILHLLAAAQEAGVPFDLDDINEVSRRVPCLAKVAPNVAKDRTYYMEDVHRAGGIPALLGELHRAGLLNEDVNSVHSSSLADWLKTWDVRGGSPSPEALELWHAAPGCVRSAEAFSQSERWEALDMDAAGGCIRSAEHAYSKDGGLAVLKGNLAVDGCVVKTAGVDESIWTFEGPAVVCESQEEAVEKILNKQVKDGDVVVIRYEGPKGGPGMQEMLYPTSFLKGRGLGKTCALVTDGRFSGGTSGLSIGHASPEAASGGTIALVKDGDRIRIDIPHRTIELLVPDDELTARREALNGVYAPVSRERKVSQALRAYAAMATSADKGAVRDVSLLG; translated from the coding sequence ATGCCCGAGCTGAGGTCCCGCACAGTCACCCACGGCCGCAACATGGCGGGCGCCCGCGCCCTTATGCGCGCCTCCGGTGTACCGGGTGCCGACATCGGGCGGAAGCCGATCATCGCGGTCGCGAACAGCTTCACCGAGTTCGTGCCCGGCCACACCCACCTCCAGCCGGTCGGCCGTATCGTCAGCGAGGCCATCACCGCCGCCGGAGGCATCCCGCGCGAGTTCAACACGATCGCCGTCGACGACGGCATCGCGATGGGCCACGGCGGCATGCTGTACTCCCTCCCCTCCCGCGACCTCATCGCGGACTCGGTCGAGTACATGGTCGAGGCCCACTGCGCCGACGCCCTGATCTGCATCTCCAACTGCGACAAGATCACCCCGGGCATGCTGAACGCCGCACTGCGGCTCAACATCCCCACGGTCTTCGTCTCCGGCGGCCCGATGGAGTCCGGCCGGGCCACGCTGGTCGACGGCACGGTCCGCACGCTCGACCTGGTCGACGCGATCTCCGACGCCGTGAACGAGAAGATCTCGGACGAGGACATCCTCCGTATCGAGGAGAACGCCTGTCCGACCTGCGGTTCCTGTTCCGGCATGTTCACGGCCAACTCGATGAACTGCCTCGCGGAGGCCATCGGACTCGCCCTCCCCGGCAACGGCTCGGTCCTGGCCACGCACACGGCCCGCCGGGCGCTGTACGAGAACGCGGGCCGCACGGTGATGGACATCACCCGCCGCTACTACGAGCAGGACGACGAGACGGTCCTGCCCCGCAACGTCGCCACCTTCGCCGCCTTCCAGAACGCCATGGCCCTCGACATCGCGATGGGCGGCTCGACCAACACGATCCTGCACCTGCTGGCCGCCGCCCAGGAGGCGGGCGTCCCGTTCGACCTGGACGACATCAACGAGGTCTCGCGCCGGGTCCCGTGCCTGGCGAAGGTCGCGCCGAACGTCGCCAAGGACCGCACGTACTACATGGAGGACGTGCACCGGGCCGGCGGCATCCCCGCCCTCCTCGGCGAACTGCACCGCGCGGGCCTCCTCAACGAGGACGTGAACTCGGTTCACAGCTCGTCCCTCGCGGACTGGCTGAAGACCTGGGACGTGCGTGGCGGCTCCCCGTCGCCGGAGGCCCTGGAGCTGTGGCACGCGGCTCCCGGCTGCGTCCGCTCCGCCGAGGCCTTCTCCCAGTCGGAGCGCTGGGAGGCCCTGGACATGGACGCCGCCGGTGGCTGCATCCGCAGCGCCGAGCACGCGTACTCGAAGGACGGCGGCCTGGCGGTCCTCAAGGGCAACCTCGCCGTCGACGGCTGCGTCGTGAAGACGGCCGGTGTCGACGAGTCGATCTGGACCTTCGAGGGCCCCGCGGTCGTCTGCGAGTCGCAGGAGGAAGCCGTCGAGAAGATCCTCAACAAGCAGGTGAAGGACGGCGACGTCGTCGTCATCCGCTACGAGGGTCCCAAGGGCGGCCCCGGCATGCAGGAGATGCTCTACCCGACCTCGTTCCTCAAGGGCCGCGGCCTCGGCAAGACCTGCGCGCTGGTCACGGACGGCCGCTTCTCCGGCGGCACCTCGGGCCTCTCCATCGGCCACGCCTCCCCCGAGGCGGCCTCCGGCGGCACCATCGCCCTGGTGAAGGACGGCGACCGCATCCGCATCGACATCCCGCACCGCACGATCGAACTCCTCGTCCCGGACGACGAGTTGACGGCCCGCCGCGAGGCCCTGAACGGCGTCTACGCCCCCGTCTCCCGCGAGCGCAAGGTCTCGCAGGCCCTGCGCGCGTACGCGGCGATGGCGACGAGCGCCGACAAGGGCGCGGTCCGGGACGTGTCACTGCTGGGCTGA
- a CDS encoding serine/threonine-protein kinase: MTPQRNSGTGAEAEFPEYAGQYRLESRLGSGGMGVVHLARSTSGMKLAVKVVHGEFAKDPEFRGRFRQEIAAARRVSGAFTAPVVDADPDAERPWMATLFIPGPTLAEEVKRNGSMNPGQLRRLMAGLAEALRDIHRVGVVHRDLKPSNVLLAEDGPKVIDFGISRPKDSELRTETGKLIGTPPFMAPEQFRRPREVGPAADIFALGSVMVHASTGRGPFDSDSPYVVAYQVVHDEPDLTGVPENLAHLVLGCLAKEPEDRPTPDELMRELRSVAASYDTQAFVPEERRRGRSPAPSAAPDSSKSVPPSSNSPAAAERSGRRRLRKHVLLAAGSLVLAAGCVLTSVQVFGGDPVAEPTDGSSGSSSGTGTTAAAAGFRAWAIRPATGGNAGMPQCSYGDGKLFCAQKGLVSAIDPADGTVLWRHPIDAGLIPSRPPVLSGGLVHPPLDEGTRLEALDPETGRTRWQETVPGRVGLGYAGGMTLLTGADGKVTGVDSASGDSKWNRRIAGLSGPRLFSFAGDRLAYATSTAEDGGSTRVAALDPGTGDVRWQEKLNGQLKPIGTTDAGASVFFAAIDSVYGDTVAVVDYDPATGASRKVEVSVPLQRAHGVVRGNTVYLLAAGGALIAVDLKAGKQLWRLETSVSLGSAPTIDGRYVYFTAADGRLLAVDARTGTIAGQTSPRLAPAADTIEASLPAPVAAGGRVYASAPDGSVFAVDATDPAGW; the protein is encoded by the coding sequence ATGACGCCACAGCGGAACTCCGGAACCGGCGCGGAAGCGGAATTCCCGGAGTACGCCGGTCAGTACCGTCTGGAGTCACGGCTGGGTTCCGGCGGCATGGGCGTGGTGCACCTGGCCCGGAGCACCTCCGGGATGAAGCTCGCCGTCAAGGTCGTACACGGGGAGTTCGCCAAGGACCCCGAGTTCAGGGGGCGGTTCCGGCAGGAGATCGCCGCCGCCCGGCGCGTCAGCGGCGCCTTCACCGCGCCCGTCGTCGACGCCGACCCCGATGCCGAACGGCCTTGGATGGCCACCCTGTTCATTCCCGGGCCGACCCTTGCCGAGGAGGTCAAGCGGAACGGGTCCATGAACCCCGGGCAGTTGCGGCGGCTGATGGCCGGGCTCGCCGAGGCGCTGCGGGACATCCACCGGGTCGGGGTCGTCCACCGGGACCTGAAACCGAGCAACGTACTGCTCGCCGAGGACGGTCCGAAGGTCATCGACTTCGGCATTTCTCGGCCGAAGGACAGCGAACTGCGCACCGAGACCGGCAAGTTGATCGGCACGCCTCCGTTCATGGCGCCCGAGCAGTTCCGACGGCCCCGCGAGGTGGGTCCCGCCGCCGACATCTTCGCCCTGGGGTCGGTGATGGTGCACGCGTCGACCGGACGCGGGCCGTTCGACTCCGACAGTCCGTACGTCGTCGCCTACCAAGTGGTGCACGACGAACCCGACTTGACCGGTGTGCCGGAGAACCTCGCCCATCTGGTGCTGGGTTGTCTCGCCAAGGAGCCCGAGGACCGGCCCACTCCGGATGAACTGATGCGGGAGCTCAGGTCGGTCGCCGCCTCCTACGACACCCAGGCGTTCGTGCCCGAGGAGCGGCGCAGGGGCCGCTCCCCCGCTCCCTCGGCTGCTCCCGACTCCTCCAAATCCGTTCCCCCTTCCTCCAACTCCCCCGCAGCAGCCGAGCGTTCGGGTCGGCGGCGACTGCGCAAGCACGTTCTCCTCGCCGCGGGCTCCCTCGTCCTCGCCGCCGGGTGTGTCCTCACCTCGGTGCAGGTGTTCGGCGGTGATCCGGTCGCCGAGCCCACGGACGGTTCCTCGGGCAGCAGTTCCGGTACCGGTACGACGGCCGCCGCCGCCGGATTCCGGGCCTGGGCGATCCGGCCGGCCACCGGCGGCAACGCCGGTATGCCCCAATGCTCGTACGGTGACGGGAAGTTGTTCTGCGCCCAGAAGGGGCTCGTCTCCGCCATCGACCCCGCCGACGGCACCGTCCTGTGGCGGCACCCGATCGACGCCGGCCTCATTCCGAGCCGCCCGCCGGTCCTGTCGGGCGGGCTCGTGCACCCCCCGCTGGACGAGGGCACCCGCCTGGAGGCGCTCGATCCGGAGACGGGCCGAACCCGCTGGCAGGAGACCGTGCCAGGCCGTGTCGGCCTCGGATACGCCGGCGGCATGACCCTCCTCACCGGCGCCGACGGCAAGGTCACCGGCGTCGACAGCGCGTCCGGCGACAGCAAGTGGAACCGGCGGATCGCCGGGCTGAGCGGCCCGCGGCTGTTCTCCTTCGCCGGCGACCGACTCGCGTACGCCACGAGCACGGCCGAGGACGGCGGCAGTACGCGAGTCGCCGCGCTGGACCCCGGCACCGGTGACGTGCGCTGGCAGGAGAAGCTGAACGGGCAGCTGAAGCCCATCGGCACCACCGACGCGGGCGCCTCCGTCTTCTTCGCCGCCATCGACAGCGTGTACGGGGACACGGTCGCCGTCGTCGACTACGACCCGGCGACCGGGGCCTCGCGCAAGGTCGAGGTGAGCGTCCCGCTCCAGCGGGCACACGGTGTCGTGCGCGGGAACACCGTCTATCTGCTGGCCGCCGGGGGTGCGCTGATCGCCGTGGACCTGAAGGCGGGGAAGCAGCTGTGGCGGCTGGAGACGTCCGTGAGTCTCGGTTCGGCGCCGACCATCGACGGGCGGTACGTGTACTTCACCGCCGCCGACGGACGCCTGCTCGCGGTGGACGCCCGCACGGGGACGATCGCGGGCCAGACGTCGCCGCGGCTCGCCCCGGCCGCGGACACGATCGAGGCCTCGCTGCCCGCCCCCGTCGCCGCCGGCGGACGCGTCTACGCGAGCGCTCCCGACGGTTCCGTCTTCGCCGTGGACGCGACCGACCCGGCCGGCTGGTGA
- a CDS encoding SulP family inorganic anion transporter, with amino-acid sequence MGFIRSALLPFAVGGAFVVRFGVRKADLLASLVVFLAALPLCVGVAVASGVPAELGLVTGIVGGLVAGLLPGSSLQVSGPAAGLTVLVYEAVRAYGPEVLGVLVFAAGAVQLGLGALRLGRWFRAVSVAVVQGMLAGIGIVLVAGQVYAMGDVSAPASALGAVGGLVSLPGDADPLAFGIGGATVAVLLLWRRWAWGARLAPGPLVAVTLAAGVTWVFDLDVRRVEVRGLPAAVRVPEAADFGRLTEVGVIGTVVALALIASAQSLFGAAAVDRLHREARTDYDRELMAQGIGNAVCGALGALPMAAVVVRSAVNVRAGARTKVSRVLHGVWLLVFVAVVPGALGVLGAVPVAALAGLLVHLGCGLVPVREVGVLWREHRGELVVLVVTAGAIAVAGLFEGVVVGLAVAVGKTAWDVSHVRVEVGEGGDGCVVVRVVGHTTFLRLPELLDHLDALDALDAVAALGVRDTPGGPSAPVALPQGRLVRLELGGLRHVDHACAAALAGWAAARGHEVVGVRGQ; translated from the coding sequence ATGGGTTTCATTCGCTCTGCCCTGCTTCCGTTCGCTGTCGGAGGTGCATTCGTCGTGCGCTTTGGCGTCCGCAAGGCCGATCTGCTCGCCTCTCTCGTCGTCTTCCTCGCCGCGCTGCCCCTGTGTGTGGGTGTCGCCGTCGCCTCCGGTGTGCCTGCCGAGCTGGGGCTGGTCACCGGGATCGTCGGTGGCCTCGTCGCCGGACTGCTGCCCGGGAGCAGCCTTCAGGTGAGCGGGCCGGCGGCGGGGCTCACCGTGCTCGTGTACGAGGCCGTGCGGGCGTACGGACCTGAGGTGCTCGGTGTGCTCGTGTTCGCGGCCGGTGCGGTCCAGCTCGGGCTGGGGGCGCTGCGGCTCGGGCGGTGGTTCCGGGCCGTGTCCGTGGCGGTCGTCCAGGGGATGCTCGCCGGGATCGGGATCGTGCTGGTCGCCGGGCAGGTGTACGCCATGGGCGACGTGAGCGCGCCGGCGAGTGCGCTCGGGGCGGTGGGCGGGCTGGTCTCGCTCCCCGGGGACGCGGATCCCCTGGCGTTCGGCATCGGCGGCGCCACCGTCGCCGTACTCCTGCTGTGGCGGCGCTGGGCGTGGGGGGCTCGGCTGGCGCCCGGGCCGTTGGTGGCGGTGACACTGGCCGCGGGAGTGACCTGGGTGTTCGACCTGGACGTGCGACGGGTGGAGGTTCGCGGGCTGCCGGCCGCCGTACGGGTGCCGGAGGCGGCGGATTTCGGGCGGCTCACGGAAGTGGGGGTGATCGGGACGGTCGTCGCCCTCGCCCTGATCGCGTCCGCGCAGTCGCTGTTCGGTGCGGCGGCCGTCGACCGGCTGCATCGGGAGGCGCGGACCGACTACGACCGGGAGTTGATGGCGCAGGGGATCGGGAACGCGGTGTGCGGGGCGCTCGGGGCGTTGCCGATGGCCGCGGTGGTCGTACGGAGTGCCGTGAACGTGCGGGCGGGGGCACGTACGAAGGTGTCACGGGTGCTGCATGGGGTGTGGCTGCTCGTCTTCGTGGCCGTCGTGCCCGGGGCGCTCGGGGTGCTCGGGGCGGTTCCGGTGGCCGCTCTGGCCGGGCTGCTGGTGCATCTCGGGTGCGGGCTCGTGCCCGTGCGGGAGGTGGGGGTGCTGTGGCGGGAGCATCGGGGGGAGCTGGTGGTGCTTGTGGTGACGGCCGGTGCCATCGCTGTGGCGGGCTTGTTCGAGGGGGTGGTGGTCGGGCTCGCGGTGGCCGTGGGGAAGACCGCCTGGGATGTCAGTCATGTGCGGGTGGAGGTCGGCGAGGGGGGTGACGGGTGCGTGGTGGTGAGGGTTGTCGGGCATACGACGTTCCTGCGGTTGCCCGAGTTGCTGGATCACCTGGATGCCCTGGACGCCCTGGATGCCGTCGCTGCCCTGGGCGTGAGGGACACGCCGGGTGGTCCGAGTGCCCCGGTGGCGTTGCCTCAAGGGCGTTTGGTGCGGCTGGAGTTGGGTGGGCTTCGGCATGTGGATCACGCGTGTGCGGCGGCCCTTGCGGGGTGGGCCGCCGCGCGGGGGCACGAGGTGGTGGGAGTACGTGGTCAATGA
- a CDS encoding class I SAM-dependent methyltransferase → MTASAQPPTQPPTPSRTTHSRATSFNTAAAQYAQNRPSYPPALLDAVEHLAAHPLPGSRVADVGAGTGISTALLHARGAHVIAVEPGDGMAAQFRRTLPDVPIVRGDGNALPLADASVDFLTYAQSWHWTDPDHAVPEALRVLRPGGALALWWNTYALDTPWIAAQANRIQYFFGVDVAVEQNNASHRAVDPSGRLDFTRRRLRWSRRVPIDTHLANIGSHSVFLVHDKEAAAAFLADERNLLLKLFPAGTLEETYEVDLLVARSPAAPARTPSTH, encoded by the coding sequence ATGACGGCCTCAGCCCAACCGCCCACCCAACCCCCCACGCCCTCCCGAACCACCCACTCGCGAGCCACCTCCTTCAACACAGCCGCAGCCCAGTACGCCCAGAACCGTCCCTCCTATCCGCCCGCCCTCCTCGACGCCGTAGAACACCTGGCCGCCCACCCCCTCCCCGGCTCGCGCGTCGCGGACGTCGGCGCCGGCACCGGCATATCCACCGCCCTCCTCCACGCCCGCGGCGCCCACGTGATCGCCGTGGAACCCGGCGACGGCATGGCGGCCCAGTTCCGCCGCACCCTCCCCGACGTGCCGATCGTCCGAGGCGACGGCAACGCCCTCCCCCTGGCCGACGCCTCCGTCGACTTCCTCACCTACGCCCAGTCCTGGCACTGGACCGACCCGGACCACGCCGTCCCGGAGGCCCTCCGCGTCCTGCGCCCGGGCGGCGCACTCGCCCTGTGGTGGAACACGTACGCCCTGGACACCCCCTGGATCGCCGCCCAGGCGAACCGCATCCAGTACTTCTTCGGCGTCGACGTGGCCGTGGAGCAGAACAACGCCTCCCACCGCGCGGTCGATCCCTCGGGACGCCTCGACTTCACCCGCCGCCGACTCCGCTGGAGCCGCCGCGTCCCGATCGACACCCACCTGGCCAACATCGGCAGCCATTCCGTCTTCCTGGTCCACGACAAGGAGGCCGCCGCAGCCTTCCTGGCCGATGAACGCAACCTCCTCCTCAAGCTCTTCCCGGCCGGAACACTGGAGGAGACCTACGAGGTGGACCTGCTGGTGGCCAGATCCCCGGCCGCCCCCGCCCGCACCCCCTCCACTCATTGA
- a CDS encoding SH3 domain-containing protein, producing MSTEHEERTADKATDLTLTTAAAATASAATTSVRYYSVAPGYRLNVRSGPGTGYTIVRVLAEGAKVPIYCQRPGEAIAGPYGTSNIWDNIDNGEYVSDAYVLTGSDGYVAAHCS from the coding sequence ATGTCCACAGAGCACGAGGAGAGAACGGCCGACAAGGCCACGGACCTGACGCTGACCACCGCGGCAGCCGCGACCGCGTCGGCGGCGACAACGTCCGTCCGCTACTACTCGGTCGCCCCGGGGTACCGCCTCAACGTCCGCAGCGGCCCCGGCACCGGCTACACGATCGTCCGCGTGCTGGCGGAGGGCGCCAAGGTCCCGATCTACTGCCAGCGCCCCGGTGAGGCGATCGCCGGTCCGTACGGTACGTCGAACATCTGGGACAACATCGACAACGGCGAGTACGTCTCGGACGCGTACGTCCTGACGGGGAGCGACGGCTACGTGGCGGCCCACTGCTCCTGA
- a CDS encoding ABC transporter ATP-binding protein produces MMNYSAPPPGRTAPAVRAEALTVVRGTREVLRGLDFTVPRGQITGLLGPSGCGKSTLMRAVVGTQAKVTGTLEVLGHPAGQAVLRTRIGYVTQAPSVYDDLTVRQNLAYFAAILDPGRAAADRRHENVTRAIDDVDLTTHADALAGNLSGGQRSRVSLAVALLGAPELLVLDEPTVGLDPVLRRDLWALFHTIAATRGATLLISSHVMDEAERCHRLLLMRDGELLADDTPDALRTRTSTETVEAAFLHLVDEAKKSTTKKEQTQ; encoded by the coding sequence ATGATGAATTACAGCGCTCCTCCTCCCGGAAGGACAGCCCCAGCCGTCCGGGCCGAGGCCCTCACCGTCGTACGAGGCACCCGCGAAGTCCTGCGCGGCCTCGACTTCACCGTCCCGCGCGGCCAGATCACCGGCCTGCTCGGCCCCTCGGGCTGCGGCAAGTCGACCCTCATGCGGGCGGTCGTCGGCACCCAGGCCAAGGTCACCGGCACCCTGGAAGTCCTGGGCCACCCCGCCGGTCAAGCCGTCCTCCGCACCCGCATCGGCTACGTGACCCAGGCCCCCTCGGTCTACGACGACCTGACGGTCCGCCAGAACCTGGCCTACTTCGCCGCGATCCTCGACCCCGGCCGCGCAGCCGCCGACCGCCGCCACGAGAACGTCACCCGGGCCATCGACGACGTGGACCTCACCACCCACGCCGACGCCCTCGCGGGCAACCTCTCCGGCGGCCAGCGCAGCCGGGTCTCCCTCGCGGTGGCCCTCCTCGGCGCCCCCGAGCTGCTGGTCCTGGACGAACCGACGGTGGGCCTGGACCCCGTCCTCCGCCGCGACCTGTGGGCGCTCTTCCACACCATCGCGGCCACCCGAGGAGCGACGCTCCTCATCTCCTCCCACGTCATGGACGAGGCCGAACGCTGCCACCGCCTCCTCCTCATGCGCGACGGCGAACTCCTCGCCGACGACACCCCGGACGCCCTCCGCACCCGCACGTCGACGGAGACGGTGGAAGCGGCGTTCCTGCACCTGGTGGACGAAGCGAAGAAGTCGACGACGAAGAAGGAGCAGACCCAGTGA
- a CDS encoding EamA/RhaT family transporter, producing MSDKTRKTGATDGPRPEPRPEPIRFFGTTWVDHDAGYTARRAGVAAGSLAATLASCLILGFAYEGLRIAEVGGVVTLLVLAMFAVCSALAFGHTWGAFTNRPDPARQASLRGLLAIGFVGSLAAYFLRSLKEAPGESLHRQEYEASRDQHARRTTRRTGNPARRRKP from the coding sequence GTGAGCGACAAGACCAGAAAGACAGGCGCGACGGACGGCCCCCGCCCGGAACCCCGCCCCGAGCCCATCCGCTTCTTCGGCACGACCTGGGTGGACCACGACGCCGGCTACACGGCCCGCCGGGCCGGAGTGGCCGCGGGTTCACTGGCGGCGACGCTGGCATCCTGCCTGATCCTGGGCTTCGCCTACGAGGGTCTGCGGATCGCGGAGGTCGGAGGCGTGGTGACTCTCCTGGTCCTGGCCATGTTCGCGGTGTGCAGCGCGCTGGCGTTCGGCCACACCTGGGGCGCCTTCACCAACCGCCCGGACCCGGCACGCCAGGCCTCTCTCCGGGGCCTCCTGGCGATCGGCTTTGTGGGCTCCCTGGCCGCCTACTTCCTCCGCTCACTGAAGGAGGCCCCCGGCGAATCCCTCCACCGCCAGGAATACGAGGCGTCCCGCGACCAGCACGCCCGCCGCACAACCCGCCGCACAGGAAACCCGGCGAGGCGGCGAAAGCCGTAG
- a CDS encoding ABC transporter permease encodes MTTAPLTPTPTPASSLAPTPTSALNASRTTATAIRVLAQLRHDPRTIAMLIVLPSLLLFLLRYVFDGSARTFDGIGASLLGIFPLITMFLVTSIATLRERTSGTLERLLAMPLGKGDLIAGYALAFGILAIVQSALATGLAVWFLGLDVTGSPWLLLLVALLDALLGTALGLFVSAFASSEFQAVQFMPAVIFPQLLLCGLFTPRSNMHPVLEAISDVLPMSYAVDAMNEVLTHPDITATFVRATLIVSACALLVLTLGAATLRRRTR; translated from the coding sequence GTGACCACCGCGCCCCTCACCCCTACCCCCACGCCAGCCTCCAGCCTCGCCCCCACCCCCACCTCGGCCCTGAACGCCTCCCGAACCACGGCCACCGCGATCCGGGTCCTGGCACAGCTCCGGCACGACCCACGCACCATCGCGATGCTGATCGTGCTCCCGAGCCTGCTCCTGTTCCTGCTCCGCTACGTCTTCGACGGCAGCGCACGCACCTTCGACGGCATCGGCGCATCGCTCCTCGGGATCTTCCCGCTCATCACGATGTTCCTGGTGACCTCGATCGCCACCCTGCGCGAGCGCACCTCGGGCACGCTGGAGCGCCTCCTCGCCATGCCCCTGGGCAAGGGCGACCTCATCGCCGGCTACGCCCTGGCCTTCGGAATCCTCGCCATCGTCCAGTCGGCCCTGGCCACCGGCCTGGCGGTCTGGTTCCTGGGCCTGGACGTGACGGGCTCCCCCTGGCTGCTCCTCCTGGTGGCCCTGCTGGACGCCCTGCTGGGCACCGCTCTCGGCCTCTTCGTCTCGGCCTTCGCATCCTCGGAATTCCAGGCGGTCCAGTTCATGCCGGCGGTGATCTTCCCCCAGCTCCTCCTCTGCGGCCTCTTCACTCCCCGCTCCAACATGCACCCGGTCCTGGAAGCGATCTCCGACGTCCTCCCCATGTCCTACGCGGTGGACGCCATGAACGAGGTCCTCACCCACCCGGACATCACAGCCACCTTCGTACGAGCCACCCTGATCGTCTCGGCCTGCGCCCTGCTCGTCCTGACCCTGGGCGCGGCGACCCTCCGCCGCCGAACCCGGTGA